The Coffea arabica cultivar ET-39 chromosome 1e, Coffea Arabica ET-39 HiFi, whole genome shotgun sequence genome has a window encoding:
- the LOC113699318 gene encoding scopoletin 8-hydroxylase-like, with translation MAPTFDDGNSLFDFVVKDGNGVKGLVDSGITKVPERFIQPPSERIEKVVQSSKDHFASVPIDLSKLDGPDHDQVVEAIVRAAETLGFFQVINHGVSFDLLESLKNAAQRFFAQPADAKAVYLKRVSPSPFVKYGTSFAPEQEKALEWKDFVSMVYTNDGDAQQHWPKVCKEEALEYLKLSSKMVRRLLEILIGNLGVTLDDSRLESLIGNKIVNMNFYPICPNPELTVGVGRHSDMSILTVLLQDNVGGLYVKLEEEILDGRKEEWMEIPPIPGALVINAGDSLQILSNGRYKSAEHGVRTTSKKSRISIPVFNLPRPTEKIGPLPHVAEVDGGAVYREVMFQEYMSNHVGHAHEGKKSLDFVKVKAN, from the exons ATGGCACCAACTTTTGATGATGGCAACTCTTTGTTTGATTTTGTTGTGAAAGATGGCAACGGAGTCAAGGGTCTGGTGGATTCAGGAATTACAAAAGTACCAGAAAGATTCATCCAACCACCATCTGAGCGAATTGAGAAAGTTGTCCAAAGCTCCAAAGATCACTTCGCATCAGTCCCAATTGATTTATCAAAGCTTGATGGTCCCGACCATGATCAAGTGGTCGAGGCCATTGTTAGAGCTGCCGAGACACTAGGGTTCTTTCAGGTGATCAACCATGGTGTGTCTTTCGACCTGCTGGAGTCCCTGAAAAATGCTGCACAGCGGTTTTTTGCACAGCCAGCAGATGCTAAAGCTGTTTATCTGAAGAGGGTCAGTCCCAGTCCCTTTGTGAAGTATGGCACAAGCTTTGCACCGGAGCAAGAAAAGGCTCTGGAATGGAAAGATTTTGTTAGCATGGTTTACACCAATGATGGTGATGCACAACAGCATTGGCCTAAAGTGTGCAA GGAAGAGGCACTTGAATACTTGAAGTTATCTTCTAAGATGGTGAGAAGGCTGTTGGAAATCTTAATTGGAAATCTTGGGGTGACCCTTGATGACTCTAGACTGGAATCACTAATTGGCAATAAGATAGTCAACATGAACTTCTATCCAATTTGCCCAAATCCGGAACTGACTGTTGGTGTGGGGCGCCACTCTGATATGAGCATCTTGACTGTGCTTTTGCAAGATAATGTTGGAGGTTTATATGTAAAGCTTGAAGAAGAAATACTTGATGGCAGAAAGGAAGAGTGGATGGAGATTCCGCCAATCCCAGGTGCTTTAGTTATTAATGCTGGGGATTCATTACAG ATCCTAAGCAATGGAAGGTACAAAAGTGCTGAGCATGGAGTGCGTACCACAAgcaaaaaatcaagaatttctATTCCAGTTTTCAATCTCCCAAGGCCAACTGAGAAGATAGGTCCGCTCCCTCATGTTGCAGAGGTTGATGGTGGAGCTGTCTACCGAGAAGTTATGTTTCAAGAGTACATGAGCAATCATGTTGGACATGCTCATGAAGGAAAGAAATCCCTTGACTTTGTCAAAGTAAAAGCCAATTAG